One window from the genome of Mumia sp. ZJ1417 encodes:
- a CDS encoding multiprotein-bridging factor 1 family protein yields the protein MTKRTRMLGRPTLQAVEALGHQVAAARRRRGWTAAELAERLGVSPGTVRKIESGNPTVAVGLMFEAAVLSGVELYGVQPGTLGEVVARTADQLALLPQRVRTQEVEFDDDF from the coding sequence ATGACCAAGCGTACGCGGATGCTCGGGCGCCCGACCCTGCAAGCCGTCGAGGCCCTCGGCCACCAGGTAGCCGCAGCTCGTCGCCGTCGCGGCTGGACTGCGGCTGAGCTCGCCGAGCGCCTTGGTGTGTCTCCCGGAACTGTGCGCAAGATCGAGAGCGGCAATCCAACGGTCGCAGTCGGTCTGATGTTCGAGGCTGCCGTTCTGAGCGGAGTGGAGCTGTACGGAGTGCAGCCAGGAACGCTCGGCGAGGTCGTCGCACGAACGGCCGATCAGCTCGCGCTCCTGCCCCAGCGCGTGCGTACGCAGGAGGTCGAGTTCGATGACGACTTCTGA
- a CDS encoding type II toxin-antitoxin system HipA family toxin, translated as MTTSERVPRQVFVWVWLPGATEPVVAGRLDHAGDRIVFTYGRSYLERADALSLYLPELPLRRGPIEPVGALPIAGAIRDAAPDAWGRRVILAARTGRLSAASDVGELDEFTYLLDSGSNRIGALDFQRSARSYEVRDDHASLADLQDAAQRLDAGEVLPPDLASALEHGTSVGGARPKVLVDDGGRQLIAKLSSSSDVLPVVKAEGAAMELARRVGLSAPRTEVIESLGRDVLLVERFDRTEVPGRRRMLVSALTILGLSEFEGRYATYPDLAWQIRQRFTDPAATLRELFGRIVFNVCISNMDDHARNHAAFWDGERLTLTPAYDLAPMARTGATAAQAMAIDTEGRRESRLRVCLEAAPIYQLTRAQAADIVERTVTTIRESWDDVADLARLTAVEKRALWERQFLNPAIFFDDAG; from the coding sequence ATGACGACTTCTGAGCGCGTACCTCGGCAGGTCTTCGTGTGGGTGTGGCTGCCTGGCGCCACCGAGCCCGTCGTCGCCGGGCGGCTCGACCACGCCGGTGACCGCATCGTCTTCACCTACGGGCGGTCGTATCTCGAGCGTGCGGACGCCCTCTCGCTCTACCTCCCTGAGCTCCCGCTGCGCCGGGGCCCGATCGAGCCTGTCGGCGCGCTTCCGATCGCCGGCGCGATCCGTGACGCCGCGCCGGATGCTTGGGGAAGGCGGGTGATCCTCGCCGCTCGCACCGGTCGGCTCTCGGCCGCCAGTGACGTGGGGGAGCTCGACGAGTTCACCTACCTGCTCGACTCCGGGTCGAACAGGATCGGTGCGCTCGACTTCCAGCGGTCGGCGCGGTCGTACGAGGTGCGTGACGATCACGCGAGCCTTGCTGACCTGCAGGACGCAGCACAGCGCCTTGACGCCGGCGAGGTCCTTCCGCCTGACCTCGCCAGCGCGCTCGAGCATGGCACCTCTGTGGGTGGTGCGCGGCCGAAGGTCCTTGTCGACGACGGTGGACGCCAGCTGATCGCCAAGCTCTCGTCGTCGAGCGACGTCCTTCCGGTCGTCAAGGCCGAGGGGGCCGCGATGGAGCTCGCTCGCCGCGTGGGACTGTCCGCACCGCGCACCGAGGTCATCGAGTCACTTGGCCGTGATGTCCTGCTCGTCGAACGGTTCGACCGTACGGAGGTGCCGGGGCGGCGGAGGATGCTCGTGTCGGCGCTGACCATCCTTGGCCTGAGCGAGTTCGAGGGCCGGTACGCCACGTACCCGGACCTGGCATGGCAGATCCGTCAACGGTTCACGGACCCGGCAGCGACCCTGCGCGAGCTGTTCGGCCGGATCGTGTTCAACGTGTGCATCAGCAACATGGATGACCACGCGCGCAATCACGCCGCGTTCTGGGACGGCGAGAGGCTCACCCTGACCCCGGCGTACGACCTCGCGCCGATGGCCCGGACTGGTGCGACAGCCGCGCAGGCGATGGCGATCGACACCGAGGGACGGCGGGAGTCGAGGCTGCGGGTGTGCCTGGAAGCGGCGCCCATCTACCAGCTCACCCGGGCTCAGGCCGCCGACATCGTCGAGCGAACGGTCACGACGATCCGCGAGTCGTGGGATGACGTCGCCGACCTTGCGCGGCTGACTGCGGTAGAGAAGCGGGCGCTGTGGGAGAGGCAGTTCCTCAACCCGGCGATCTTCTTCGACGACGCCGGCTGA